The following proteins come from a genomic window of Pseudomonas hygromyciniae:
- the proP gene encoding glycine betaine/L-proline transporter ProP codes for MKSRKKSVSPIGLKDITIVDDAKMRKAITAAALGNAMEWFDFGVYGFVAYVLGKVFFPGADPGVQMIAALATFSVPFLIRPLGGLFFGALGDKYGRQKVLAATIVIMSISTFAIGLIPSYASIGIWAPILLLLAKMAQGFSVGGEYTGASIFVAEYAPDRKRGFLGSWLDFGSIAGFVLGAGVVVVISSVLGEEQFQEWGWRLPFFLALPLGMIGLYLRHALEETPAFQQHVEKLEQGDREGLARGPRVSFKEVATKHWRSLLTCVGVVAVTNVTYYMLLTYMPSYLTHNLHYSENHGVLIIIAIMVGMLFVQPMIGFISDKVGRRPFIIAGSIGLLALAIPAFMLINSGKLGLIFAGLLMLAVVLNFFIGVMASTLPAMFPTHIRYSALASAFNISVLIAGLTPTAVAWLVESTNDLYMPAYYLMVIALVGLVTGLTMKETANKPLRGAAPAASDIEEARELLQEHHDNIEQKIEDLDEQIAELEAKRQNLAQQHPRID; via the coding sequence ATGAAATCGCGCAAGAAAAGTGTCAGCCCTATCGGGTTGAAAGACATCACCATTGTCGACGACGCCAAGATGCGCAAGGCGATCACCGCAGCAGCGCTGGGCAATGCCATGGAGTGGTTTGACTTCGGGGTGTATGGCTTCGTGGCCTATGTGCTGGGCAAGGTGTTCTTTCCCGGCGCCGACCCCGGCGTGCAGATGATCGCGGCGCTGGCGACCTTTTCCGTGCCCTTCCTGATCCGCCCCCTGGGTGGCCTGTTCTTTGGTGCGCTGGGGGATAAGTACGGGCGGCAGAAAGTCCTTGCGGCCACCATCGTGATCATGTCCATCAGCACCTTTGCCATCGGCCTGATTCCCTCCTATGCCTCGATAGGCATTTGGGCGCCGATCCTGTTGTTGTTGGCCAAGATGGCCCAGGGTTTCTCGGTGGGCGGTGAATACACCGGGGCCTCGATTTTTGTCGCCGAATACGCCCCCGACCGCAAGCGCGGCTTCCTTGGCAGTTGGCTGGACTTTGGCTCCATCGCAGGCTTCGTGCTCGGTGCGGGGGTGGTGGTGGTGATCTCCAGCGTGCTGGGCGAAGAGCAATTCCAGGAGTGGGGCTGGCGCCTGCCGTTCTTCCTCGCCCTGCCCCTGGGCATGATCGGCCTGTACCTGCGCCACGCCCTGGAAGAGACTCCGGCCTTCCAACAACATGTCGAGAAACTCGAACAAGGGGACCGCGAAGGCCTGGCCCGCGGCCCGCGCGTGTCGTTCAAGGAAGTCGCCACCAAGCATTGGCGCAGCCTGCTGACCTGCGTCGGCGTGGTGGCCGTGACGAATGTCACCTATTACATGCTGCTCACCTACATGCCCAGCTACCTGACGCACAACCTGCACTACAGCGAAAACCATGGCGTGCTGATCATCATCGCGATCATGGTCGGCATGCTGTTCGTGCAACCCATGATCGGTTTTATCAGCGACAAAGTCGGGCGCCGGCCTTTCATCATCGCCGGCAGCATCGGCCTGCTGGCGCTGGCGATTCCGGCGTTTATGCTGATCAACAGCGGCAAGCTCGGGTTGATCTTCGCCGGGTTGCTGATGCTGGCGGTGGTGCTGAACTTCTTTATCGGCGTGATGGCGTCCACCCTGCCGGCAATGTTCCCCACCCACATCCGCTACAGCGCCTTGGCCAGTGCGTTCAACATCTCGGTGCTGATCGCCGGCCTGACCCCGACCGCCGTTGCCTGGCTGGTGGAAAGCACCAACGACCTGTACATGCCGGCGTATTACTTGATGGTGATTGCCTTGGTAGGTCTGGTCACCGGGCTGACCATGAAGGAAACCGCCAACAAACCCCTGCGCGGCGCGGCCCCGGCGGCGTCGGACATCGAAGAGGCGCGGGAACTGCTGCAGGAGCATCACGACAATATCGAGCAAAAGATCGAAGACCTCGACGAGCAGATCGCCGAACTGGAAGCCAAGCGCCAGAACCTGGCGCAACAGCATCCGCGGATCGACTGA
- a CDS encoding aminoglycoside phosphotransferase family protein, with the protein MFDHYLKRWDLVVDGDAFASRNGILLPVRQHGMPAMLKISQIAEEQAGSVLMAWWDGEGAAPVLAQDGEALLMARALGSASLLQMVNDGRDEQATRILCGVAARLHAPRAKPTPALVALEQWFAALWPAAARHGGILEHCASTARELLAAPQDVTVLHGDIHHGNVLDFAASGWLAIDPKGLYGERGFDYANLFCNPDERALAPECFARRTEVVASVSGIERRRLLQWVLAWAGLSSTWMLEEGDEPGITLGVAQLAAAALR; encoded by the coding sequence ATGTTTGATCACTACTTGAAGCGATGGGACCTGGTTGTCGACGGTGACGCATTCGCCTCGCGCAACGGCATTCTACTGCCCGTTCGCCAGCACGGCATGCCTGCCATGCTCAAAATCTCTCAAATAGCCGAAGAGCAGGCCGGCAGTGTGCTGATGGCCTGGTGGGACGGCGAAGGTGCAGCCCCCGTACTGGCCCAGGACGGCGAGGCTTTGCTCATGGCGCGTGCGTTGGGCTCGGCCTCGCTTCTACAGATGGTCAATGACGGCCGGGATGAGCAGGCCACTCGCATCCTGTGTGGCGTAGCCGCGCGCCTGCATGCACCACGGGCCAAGCCGACTCCCGCATTGGTTGCACTGGAGCAGTGGTTCGCGGCGCTATGGCCTGCGGCGGCGAGGCACGGCGGCATTCTTGAGCATTGTGCGAGCACTGCACGCGAACTCCTGGCGGCCCCCCAGGATGTCACGGTACTGCATGGCGATATTCACCATGGCAATGTGCTGGATTTTGCCGCGTCCGGCTGGCTCGCGATTGATCCCAAGGGCCTCTACGGCGAGCGGGGCTTTGATTATGCCAATCTGTTCTGCAACCCCGATGAACGCGCCCTGGCCCCGGAGTGCTTTGCGCGGCGGACCGAAGTGGTCGCCAGTGTTTCGGGTATCGAGCGGCGCAGGCTCCTGCAATGGGTGCTTGCCTGGGCAGGGTTGTCATCAACCTGGATGCTTGAAGAGGGGGATGAGCCGGGAATCACCCTCGGCGTGGCGCAACTGGCGGCGGCGGCGCTGCGGTGA
- a CDS encoding DUF6434 domain-containing protein, with the protein MTFDWHSGPITRDTPLDPHYRNTQKVRRFLVGECGESFKFDRAFMAWIKSGAPLTMGDVADHWNRKSSSRP; encoded by the coding sequence ATGACCTTCGACTGGCACTCGGGGCCCATCACCCGAGACACCCCACTGGACCCGCACTACAGGAATACGCAGAAGGTCCGCCGATTCCTCGTCGGCGAGTGCGGGGAGTCGTTCAAGTTCGATCGGGCGTTCATGGCCTGGATCAAGAGTGGCGCGCCCTTGACCATGGGGGATGTGGCGGATCATTGGAATCGGAAGTCGTCATCCCGGCCTTAG
- a CDS encoding endonuclease (3' incision activity; acts with UvrC), whose product MPLYIGKSVDLRSRLLAHLRNPEEARMLRQAQRIEYQQTAGEIGALLLESRLIKEMQPLKNKRLRRQRRLCSLRLHNGKLEIIDTTALAEGPQLYGLFRSRRMAIEALMLLADEHRLCHGLLGIEPPSAKGCFRAQIRKCAGACRGDETHAAHTERLLLALAHWAVHRWPYPAAIALHERHGQMEQYHVVDNWRYIGTYTSETEARLAPALPPQAFDADSYKILVRPVLFESARVVLLS is encoded by the coding sequence ATGCCGTTGTACATTGGTAAAAGTGTCGATCTTCGCAGCCGCCTGCTGGCGCACCTGCGCAACCCAGAAGAAGCGCGCATGTTGCGCCAGGCACAGCGGATCGAGTACCAGCAGACCGCAGGGGAAATCGGTGCATTGTTGCTGGAGTCGCGCCTGATCAAAGAGATGCAGCCCCTGAAGAACAAACGCCTGCGCAGGCAGCGGCGCCTGTGCTCGCTGCGCCTGCACAACGGCAAACTCGAGATCATCGACACCACCGCGCTGGCTGAGGGGCCACAGTTGTACGGGCTGTTTCGCAGCCGACGCATGGCAATCGAAGCGTTGATGCTGCTCGCCGACGAGCACCGTCTCTGCCATGGCCTGCTGGGTATAGAACCACCCAGCGCAAAGGGCTGTTTCCGCGCGCAGATCCGTAAATGCGCCGGAGCATGCCGGGGCGATGAAACCCATGCAGCCCACACCGAGCGTTTGCTGCTGGCGTTGGCGCACTGGGCCGTCCATCGCTGGCCTTACCCCGCCGCCATTGCGCTGCATGAACGCCATGGCCAGATGGAGCAATACCACGTCGTGGACAACTGGCGGTACATCGGGACTTACACCTCGGAGACCGAAGCCCGGTTGGCGCCGGCCCTGCCACCGCAGGCGTTCGATGCTGACAGCTACAAAATTCTTGTACGGCCCGTGCTATTCGAGAGCGCCCGTGTGGTGCTGCTTTCGTAG